Proteins from a single region of Raphanus sativus cultivar WK10039 unplaced genomic scaffold, ASM80110v3 Scaffold0766, whole genome shotgun sequence:
- the LOC108815650 gene encoding uncharacterized protein LOC108815650, whose product MSDELQMIECGETMPISFANHQRVVLKEQSRGGGELIVVDRLIQPHGAHFNVRCISPKRSWNGKLLLEDDEEQPALFLLFEFEDITGLNCDPIPDAMVVEDVEESNRFWALFKLRCPRSTPSAEDILELCRSPDVCRSWSREDQIRLCYLAILTGGLLALDRREAIPPGKAKLLMDLETFEQYPWGRVAFVELVHQIKTATESGKIKNSSYVCKGFVQVIQVWAYAYIPCVGEAIGHPISSHGILLLRFKGKGGKLSLNDTFNKAKVTCMCTRSLKEVHPVWEEQDEDPEIDNLLEFLRQHKSLSTITWQTLPVYPFTPVKCNKRVASQRKSKKSKKVASSEQENTVDGGEISSDIAENKDQVESDDEGREYIIQRRQTPKRLISMERSEVGTVQKLTARIEALEQNKVKLDKLLNLGSKVLSLEGNARFPNLSLEPSNKEASKEGENMVKPNIKATDVREPEIGEDCDTRKSQPVPMEEEDDRVHEFAETLALMRSKTSVVGTKDNQLKSLDDAKVEAFTGDEDEPQKASSNIIKPSKPIRRSARVAALSEKIDSNYLVVYGPVDKSKVKALNAFIREKGHGNGAKDCLKKFLKPRAWLSFCDLEVPLAMYRQRFSKNPDVFIYPRIAILDAVFPAWWTMRYKEWLRDPSKIPEGTYKYYIGDRPKNSPPGKQWGRDVDTRYSVMFVGDCHWVLMAISIPDRTIKIYDSSSNAFFKETIKEAAMPIAHMLPYVLHAFVDDEVKQIMDKSMYSIEFVTDGVPQSKPPHGDCGIYAVKFLECLVMGVAFAD is encoded by the exons ATGTCTGACGAGTTGCAGATGATTGAATGTGGAGAAACAATGCCTATAAGCTTTGCTAATCATCAGAGGGTAGTTCTCAAGGAACAAAGTAGGGGAGGAGGAGAACTTATTGTTGTGGATCGTCTCATCCAGCCACATGGTGCACATTTCAATGTAAGATGTATTTCGCCTAAACGTTCCTGGAATGGGAAACTTCTCCTGGAAGATGACG AAGAACAGCCTGCCCTTTTCTTGCTATTTGAGTTTGAAGATATCACAGGTTTAAACTGTGATCCAATACCTGATGCAATGGTAGTGGAAGATGTTGAGGAAAGTAATCGTTTTTGGGCGTTGTTCAAACTGAGATGCCCCCGTTCAACCCCAAGCGCTGAGGACATACTTGAACTCTGTCGATCTCCTGATGTTTGCAGATCCTGGTCCAGGGAAGACCAGATTAGGCTGTGTTATTTGGCCATCTTGACAGGCGGTTTACTTGCCCTTGATCGAAGAGAAGCTATCCCTCCTGGTAAAGCGAAGCTGCTTATGGATTTGGAGACTTTCGAGCAGTATCCCTGGGGAAGAGTGGCTTTTGTTGAACTTGTCCATCAGATTAAGACCGCAACAGAAAGTGGTAAGATTAAGAATTCCAGTTATGTCTGCAAGGGGTTCGTGCAAGTaattcaggtctgggcgtacgctTATATACCCTGTGTTGGAGAAGCAATTGGTCATCCTATCAGTTCACATGGTATATTGTTACTGAGGTTCAAAGGCAAGGGTGGAAAGCTCTCCTTGAATGATACATTTAATAAAGCGAAG GTAACTTGTATGTGCACGCGAAGCTTGAAAGAAGTTCATCCGGTTTGGGAAGAACAAGATGAGGATCCTGAGATTGACAATCTTTTGGAGTTCCTTCGCCAACACAAATCCTTGAGTACCATTACTTGGCAAACCTTGCCGGTTTACCCATTCACACCGGTTAAATGTAACAAGCGTGTTGCAAGCCAAAGGAAATCAAAGAAATCAAAGAAGGTGGCAAGCAGCGAGCAAGAGAACACAGTAGATGGAGGTGAAATATCCTCTGATATTGCAGAAAATAAAGACCAAGTAGAAAGCGATGATGAAGGACGAGAATACATCATACAACGGAGGCAGACCCCAAAGAGATTGATCTCTATGGAGCGTTCAGAAGTAGGTACCGTTCAAAAACTAACAGCTAGAATAGAAGCATTGGAACAAAATAAAGTTAAGCTGGATAAGCTTCTAAATCTGGGATCAAAAGTGCTCAGTTTGGAAGGAAACGCGCGATTCCCAAACCTCAGCCTCGAACCTTCG AATAAAGAAGCAAGCAAGGAAGGAGAGAACATGGTAAAACCAAATATTAAAGCCACAGATGTGAGAGAACCAGAAATAGGTGAAGATTGCGACACAAGAAAAAGTCAGCCTGTGCCaatggaggaagaagacgacAGAGTACATGAATTTGCGGAAACTCTTGCGCTAATGCGTTCCAAAACCTCTGTAGTTGGTACAAAAGATAATCAGCTGAAGTCACTTGATGATGCAAAGGTCGAAGCATTTACGGGAGATGAAGATGAACCCCAAAAAGCCTCATCCAACATCATTAAGCCAAGTAAACCCATTAGGAGGAGTGCAAGGGTTGCTGCATTGTCTGAAAAAATAGATAGTAACTACTTGGTTGTGTATGGTCCGGTTGATAAATCAAAGGTTAAGGCATTGAACGCTTTCATAAGAGAAAA AGGGCATGGTAATGGGGCCAAAGATTGTTTGAAGAAATTTTTGAAGCCGAGGGCTTGGTTGTCATTCTGT GACCTTGAAGTACCCTTAGCGATGTACAGACAAAGGTTCTCCAAAAATCCAGATGTATTCATATATCCAAGGATTGCAATACTGGACGCAGTTTTCCCAGCGTGGTGGACTATGAGGTACAAGGAGTGGTTAAGAGATCCGTCGAAAATACCTGAGGGAACCTATAAGTACTACATCGGTGATAGGCCAAAGAATAGCCCACCCGGGAAGCAATGGGGACGAGATGTCGATACACGATATTCAGTTATGTTTGTAGGTGACTGTCACTGGGTGTTGATGGCCATTTCTATCCCGGACCGTACTATCAAAATCTATGATAGTTCGAGCAATGCGTTTTTTAAGGAGACTATCAAGGAGGCGGCGATGCCTATTGCTCACATGCTTCCTTACGTCTTGCATGCGTTCGTTGATGATGAAGTAAAGCAGATTATGGACAAATCCATGTATTCCATCGAATTTGTAACGGATGGGGTTCCGCAAAGCAAACCCCCTCATGGAGACTGTGGAATTTACGCTGTCAAATTCCTTGAGTGTCTAGTAATGGGTGTGGCATTTGCAGATTAA